The genomic DNA GAGCGTCTTCTGGTCCTGCATGGTCTGCAGCTGTCCGGCGAGCTTGTTGATCTCGTCGATGGTGCCGTCCTGGCGCGCTTCTTCCAGACGCTGGAAGTGGCCGCGGGTTTCGGCGCACGACAGGTCGAGGTCGCACACCGCGTTGTTCTGCAGCGCCGCCAGCACCGGGCCGACCCAGCCGAACATGTCTTTGGCCGCCGTGTAATTCAGCCCCAGGGTGTTGCCCAGCTTGCTGACGCTGTTGACGAGCTTGGCCGCGACCTCCACGTTCTGCACCAGCTTGTTGCCGCCGTACTGGCTGCGGATCGCGGTGAAGGCGTCGAGCGTCGTCTGCAGTTGCGTGGCGATCTGGCCGACCTGGCCGCGCACGTCGGCGAGGTTGGTCGCGAGGGTGTCGGCGCCCTTGGCCAGCCGGTTGATGTCGTTGGTGCGCTGGCCGATCATGCCCGCGCCCTCGGTCAGCCGGTCCCCGACCAGACCCGCCTGGAAGGTGGCCCGGAACTCCGGCGGCACCTCGCCGAGGGGGCGGGTGATGCCGCTGACCATGGCGACGTCCGGCAATTGGCTGATGCGTGACGCCATCTGCTCGAGGTCGGCGAGAGCCTGCGGGGAGCGCAGGTCGCGCGGCGATTGGACGAGGACGTACGACGGCACCGATTGGTTGACGTTGAAGTGGCTCTCGAGCGCGGCGTACCCGATGGAGCTCGGGGCCGACGCTGCGACGGCCTTGCGGTCGTCGTAGTTGAACTTTGCGAAGCCCGCGGCGCTGGCCAGCAGGAGCAGCACCAGCAGGCTGGCCACCAGGTGCAGCCGCGGCCGGCGGACGATGCGCGCACCGGACCGGCGCCACAGCTGCGCGGTGATCTCGTTGCGCGGCTTGATCCAGCCACGCGGCCCGACGAGCGTGATGATGGCGGGCAGCAGCGTGACCGCGGCGAGGAACGCCACCAGGATGCCGATGGCCGACGAGACGCCGACCGTGGAGAAGACGCCCATCTTGGCGAAGCTGATGCCGAGGAAGGTGACGCCGACGGTCGCGGCCGACGCCGTGATGACCTTGCCGACAGAGCCCAGCGCGCGCCGCACGGCGTCGGTGGATTCCAGGCCCTGCCGCACATAGTCGTGGTAGCGGCTGATCAGGAACACCGCGTAGTCGGTGCCCGCGCCGAAGATCATGGCGCTCAACAGGATGATGGCCTGGTTCGACACTCCCAGCCCGGTCAGCTGGGACAACCCGGCGACCGTCGCCTGCGCGATCACCAGCGACATGCCGATGCCGGCGAGCGGCAGCATCATCGTCACGGGATTGCGGTAGACGACCAGCAGCACGAGCAGCACCAGGACCGCGATGGCGATCTCGATGGGCATCCGGTCCTTCTCACCGGCGACGGTGAGGTCGGCGACGGTGGCCGCGGGTCCGGAGAGGTGGATCTTCAGCGGGCTGCCGGCGGTGCTGTGCCGCACGATGTCGGCCACCCGGTTGTAGGCGGCGTACGACTGCGGTGTCCCCAGCGCGCCGGCCAGGCCGACGGGCAGCACCCAGGCCTTCTTGTCCTTGCTGGTCATGAAGTTGCGCAGCGGCGGGGTGCTGATGAAGTCCTGCATCATGACGACGTCGTGCGGGTCGTCGCGCAGAGCGTCCACCAACTTGCGGTAGGTGGCTTCGTCGTTGCGATCCAGGCCGCGGTCGTTGATCAGGACGACGAGCAGCAGGTCGTCGGTACCGGGTTCCTTGAAGGCCTCGGTCATGTGCCGGGCGGCGACGTTCGACGGCGCATCGGCGGGCAGCATCGCCAGTGGATGCTTCTGGGCCATCTCGTTGAGGCTGGGGACGGCCAGGGGCAGGGCCACCGCGAGCGTGATCCACAGGCCGATCACCGCCCAAGGCCACCGCACCACAAAATCGGCTAGCCGTCGCAAGTGGTCACCAGTTCCCGCCGTCGGCGATCCGCGTGCAGACCGACTTCATCGCCTCCAGGTACCGGGTCACGGACTTCTTGGCGATGGGGTTGTCCGGGTACATGACCTCCATGACCGTGCCGCCCTCGTAGCGGAAGACGTAGATGGTCAGCTGGTAGGAGTACCGGCCATCGGAGTAGATGCCGATGTTGTTGGCGTATCCCATCTCGGTGGCGGCCAGGATGGTGTTGAGCGGCGCCGCGCCGCCGTGCAGGAAGTTCGACACCGGGAAGTTGGGCCGCGGCCAGTCCAGCCACGGTGCGAGCTCCAGGACGCGGTAGTACGGAACCCGCGCCATGTTGAGGTTGCCGTCGAACGACTCCTGCGCCGCCCAAGCGGCTTCGTTGAAGGTCGCCGCGGCGATCGGCACGGTGATGGGCACCAGTCCCGTGAACCAGCCCTGCGTCATGAAGTTGTCCGACGTGCGCCGGGTGTCACGCGGGGTGAGGCCGTAATACGTTGCAGCACCGGTCAATTCGTGCTCGACCTGGGCCATGCAGGCGAACAGGCCGCCGACGAAGCGGGCGCC from Mycolicibacterium phocaicum includes the following:
- a CDS encoding MMPL/RND family transporter, whose translation is MRRLADFVVRWPWAVIGLWITLAVALPLAVPSLNEMAQKHPLAMLPADAPSNVAARHMTEAFKEPGTDDLLLVVLINDRGLDRNDEATYRKLVDALRDDPHDVVMMQDFISTPPLRNFMTSKDKKAWVLPVGLAGALGTPQSYAAYNRVADIVRHSTAGSPLKIHLSGPAATVADLTVAGEKDRMPIEIAIAVLVLLVLLVVYRNPVTMMLPLAGIGMSLVIAQATVAGLSQLTGLGVSNQAIILLSAMIFGAGTDYAVFLISRYHDYVRQGLESTDAVRRALGSVGKVITASAATVGVTFLGISFAKMGVFSTVGVSSAIGILVAFLAAVTLLPAIITLVGPRGWIKPRNEITAQLWRRSGARIVRRPRLHLVASLLVLLLLASAAGFAKFNYDDRKAVAASAPSSIGYAALESHFNVNQSVPSYVLVQSPRDLRSPQALADLEQMASRISQLPDVAMVSGITRPLGEVPPEFRATFQAGLVGDRLTEGAGMIGQRTNDINRLAKGADTLATNLADVRGQVGQIATQLQTTLDAFTAIRSQYGGNKLVQNVEVAAKLVNSVSKLGNTLGLNYTAAKDMFGWVGPVLAALQNNAVCDLDLSCAETRGHFQRLEEARQDGTIDEINKLAGQLQTMQDQKTLNASVQQLQSAMTNLTKVMRTMGMDSPAGAQANLTKLRQGADRSASGSREVANGVDEVVEQIQLMRSGLDQAGAFLLSMKQNAGGPTQAGFNIPPEVLQLEAFKSASKMFISPDGHSVRYLVLTKLDPFSAAAMDQVNTIRDTARGAQPNTSLSDATVSMGGYPVALKDTRDYYQNDIRFIIIVTVAVVLLILMLLLRSLIAPLYLVGSVVLSYFAALGIGVVVFQYLFHQPLHWTVPPLAFVVLVAVGADYNMLFVSRMRDESPHGMRYGIIRTLSSTGGVITAAGLIFAASMWGLLFSSIGTVIQGGFVIGAGILLDTFLVRTITVPAMATLVGEANWWPSRPKPQGSNV